A portion of the Agrobacterium tumefaciens genome contains these proteins:
- a CDS encoding Gfo/Idh/MocA family protein, producing the protein MKRIGVIMHGITGRMGYNQHLVRSVLAIRDQGGVVLKSGEKVMLDPILVGRNGAKIEEIAKKHNVARWTTDIDAALANPDDTLFFDAGTTQMRGSLLEKAIKAGKNVYCEKPISDSVAEALAIARLAESAGIKHGVVQDKLFLPGLRKLAMLRDSGFFGKILSVRGEFGYWVFEGDWQPAQRPSWNYRLKDGGGIILDMLCHWRYVLDNLFGPVKSVSCLGATHIPERFDEQGHAYAADADDAAYATFELEGGAIAHINSSWAVRVRRDDLVTFQVDGTHGSAVAGLTKCWTQHRTNTPKPVWNPDQPQTIDFYKTWQEVPDNVTYDNGFKAQWEMFVRHLVDNDPWPYGLMEGVKGVQLAELGLRSWKERRWLDVPALS; encoded by the coding sequence ATGAAACGTATCGGCGTCATCATGCACGGCATCACCGGCCGCATGGGTTACAACCAGCACCTCGTGCGCTCCGTTCTCGCCATTCGCGATCAGGGCGGCGTGGTTTTGAAGAGCGGCGAAAAGGTCATGCTCGACCCCATTCTGGTCGGCCGAAACGGTGCGAAAATCGAGGAAATCGCTAAAAAGCACAATGTCGCGCGCTGGACGACCGACATCGACGCCGCCCTTGCGAACCCGGATGACACGCTTTTCTTCGACGCCGGCACGACGCAGATGCGTGGCAGCCTGCTCGAAAAAGCCATCAAGGCGGGCAAGAACGTCTATTGCGAAAAGCCGATTTCCGACAGCGTGGCAGAGGCGCTGGCAATTGCCAGACTGGCCGAAAGCGCCGGCATCAAACACGGCGTGGTGCAGGACAAGCTGTTCCTGCCCGGCCTTCGCAAGCTGGCGATGCTGCGTGACAGCGGCTTTTTCGGCAAGATCCTCTCGGTGCGCGGCGAGTTCGGCTATTGGGTTTTCGAAGGCGATTGGCAGCCGGCGCAGCGTCCTTCGTGGAATTACCGCCTAAAGGATGGCGGCGGTATCATCCTCGATATGCTGTGCCACTGGCGTTATGTGCTCGATAATCTATTCGGACCGGTGAAATCCGTAAGTTGCCTCGGCGCCACCCATATCCCCGAGCGTTTCGATGAACAGGGCCACGCCTATGCGGCGGATGCCGACGATGCCGCCTACGCCACCTTCGAGCTGGAAGGCGGCGCCATCGCCCATATCAACTCTTCCTGGGCGGTGCGTGTGCGCCGCGATGATCTCGTCACGTTTCAGGTTGATGGCACGCATGGTTCGGCCGTGGCGGGTCTCACTAAATGCTGGACCCAGCACCGCACCAATACGCCGAAACCGGTGTGGAACCCTGACCAGCCCCAGACCATCGATTTCTACAAGACCTGGCAGGAAGTGCCTGACAACGTCACTTATGACAACGGTTTCAAGGCGCAGTGGGAAATGTTCGTGCGTCACCTCGTCGACAACGACCCATGGCCCTATGGGCTGATGGAGGGCGTGAAGGGCGTGCAATTGGCCGAACTGGGGCTGAGATCATGGAAGGAACGCCGCTGGCTCGACGTTCCCGCACTTTCCTGA
- a CDS encoding ABC transporter substrate-binding protein, giving the protein MPVMLHRRSVLSAGLAALSLATLGGGSAQAQAARLRMLWWGSQERADRTNKAIAAYKQIKPDLDIAGEFAGWSDYWPRLATQVAGRNAPDLIQMDYRYIFEYGRRGALAPLDDYIGKGLKIEDFGKMNIDSGRVDGKLYGVNLGVNSSAVFFDKAAWEKSGATPPAIGQTWEEFAENAAKLSKNKPKPGYYATADASGVEPSFENWLRQNGKSLYTQDGGIGFDPTDATKWFTMWADLRKSGACVPADIQALDQLNIETNALTTGKAATAFAHSNQFVGYQALNKAKLAMTSYPKSKKDGPSGHYLKPSMLISVANGSAGIEQAVGFINFLVAEPQGVDVLGVERGVPASEAMRNALTAKLDAVSKSMVEYIAAITPGVGDLPPAPPPGAGEFAFVLKRTAEEIGFGKISAAEGGDRLVKESETVIKRK; this is encoded by the coding sequence ATGCCCGTGATGCTTCACAGGAGAAGTGTGCTTTCAGCAGGGCTTGCGGCCCTTTCACTCGCAACATTGGGAGGTGGTTCGGCGCAGGCTCAGGCCGCGCGGCTGCGTATGTTGTGGTGGGGATCGCAGGAGCGTGCGGATCGCACCAACAAGGCGATCGCCGCATATAAGCAAATCAAGCCGGATCTCGATATTGCCGGGGAATTTGCCGGCTGGAGCGACTACTGGCCGCGCCTTGCCACGCAGGTGGCAGGCCGCAACGCGCCTGATCTGATCCAGATGGATTATCGCTACATCTTCGAATATGGCCGGCGCGGCGCCCTTGCTCCCCTTGATGACTATATTGGCAAGGGCCTGAAGATAGAAGATTTCGGCAAGATGAACATCGACTCCGGTCGGGTCGACGGCAAGCTTTACGGGGTTAATCTTGGCGTGAATTCCAGCGCTGTCTTCTTCGACAAGGCGGCTTGGGAAAAATCCGGCGCGACCCCGCCAGCGATCGGGCAGACCTGGGAAGAGTTTGCCGAAAACGCCGCCAAGCTCAGCAAGAACAAGCCCAAGCCCGGCTATTACGCCACGGCCGATGCCAGCGGCGTCGAGCCGAGCTTCGAGAACTGGCTGCGTCAGAACGGCAAATCACTCTACACACAGGATGGCGGTATCGGTTTTGATCCGACCGACGCGACCAAATGGTTCACCATGTGGGCGGATTTGCGCAAGAGCGGTGCATGCGTGCCGGCCGATATTCAGGCGCTCGACCAGTTGAATATTGAAACCAACGCGCTGACGACGGGCAAGGCGGCAACGGCATTTGCCCATTCCAACCAGTTTGTCGGTTATCAGGCGCTCAACAAAGCCAAGCTGGCTATGACCTCCTATCCGAAAAGCAAGAAGGATGGTCCTTCCGGTCACTACCTGAAACCATCCATGCTCATCAGCGTCGCCAATGGCAGTGCCGGCATCGAGCAGGCGGTCGGTTTCATCAACTTTCTCGTTGCCGAACCACAGGGCGTCGATGTTCTGGGTGTTGAGCGCGGCGTTCCGGCATCGGAAGCGATGCGTAACGCGCTGACCGCCAAGCTCGATGCCGTCAGCAAGAGCATGGTGGAATATATTGCCGCGATTACCCCCGGCGTTGGCGATCTGCCGCCGGCACCCCCTCCGGGTGCAGGCGAATTCGCCTTCGTCCTGAAACGTACAGCGGAAGAGATCGGCTTTGGCAAGATTTCGGCGGCTGAGGGTGGTGACCGGCTCGTCAAGGAATCCGAAACCGTCATTAAACGGAAGTGA
- a CDS encoding hydroxyacid dehydrogenase: MMSPRPRLSLAMDPERTQHVLTPQALEKLSQSVDILDTRPVCDFHDPAVTAQLERTDILLTGWGCPEIDMRELAMMPNLRLISHAAGTVKYFLSQAVFERNVTVCSAAEANAQPVAEFTLAMILLSGKRTFGFRRIYGEDRARRNVDRLQSQVIGNLGLTVGIVGASRIGRRVINLLQPFDLDLILFDPFLSAVEAQKLGVRLVSLRELMAVSDVISLHAPSLPQTRHMIGADALALMKDGATLINTARGALVDEDALLAELKTGRIEAVIDVTDPEVPSPESPFYSLPNVFLTPHIAGAVGLERARLGDMAIAEIERFCRAEPLQQQVRPEHLELIA, from the coding sequence ATGATGAGCCCGCGTCCGCGTCTCAGCCTTGCCATGGACCCGGAGCGGACGCAGCATGTGCTGACGCCACAGGCGCTTGAAAAGCTGTCGCAGAGCGTCGACATCCTCGATACCCGGCCGGTCTGCGATTTTCACGACCCAGCTGTGACTGCCCAGTTGGAGAGAACAGATATTCTTCTGACTGGCTGGGGTTGTCCCGAGATCGACATGCGGGAACTGGCAATGATGCCGAACCTTCGGTTGATTTCACATGCCGCCGGGACGGTGAAATACTTCCTGTCCCAGGCAGTTTTCGAACGAAACGTTACGGTGTGCAGCGCGGCCGAGGCGAATGCGCAGCCGGTCGCGGAGTTTACGCTGGCAATGATCCTGCTGTCCGGCAAGCGTACCTTCGGTTTCCGGCGCATCTACGGAGAGGATCGCGCACGGCGAAACGTCGACCGCCTGCAGTCGCAGGTCATCGGCAATCTCGGCCTGACCGTCGGCATTGTCGGGGCGTCACGCATCGGACGTCGGGTCATCAATCTGCTGCAGCCCTTCGATCTCGATCTCATCCTTTTCGACCCGTTTTTAAGCGCGGTGGAGGCACAAAAGCTCGGTGTGCGTCTCGTATCGCTCCGCGAGCTTATGGCGGTAAGCGACGTCATTTCCCTGCACGCGCCATCCCTGCCGCAAACCCGGCATATGATCGGCGCCGATGCGCTTGCCCTGATGAAGGACGGAGCGACCTTGATCAACACGGCCCGCGGCGCGCTAGTGGACGAAGACGCCCTGCTGGCGGAACTGAAAACCGGACGCATAGAGGCCGTCATCGACGTGACCGATCCGGAAGTGCCGTCACCAGAGTCACCTTTCTACAGCCTTCCGAACGTGTTCCTGACGCCGCATATCGCCGGCGCCGTCGGCCTTGAACGCGCCCGGCTCGGCGACATGGCGATTGCCGAGATCGAACGCTTCTGCCGCGCAGAACCATTGCAACAGCAGGTACGTCCGGAACATCTGGAACTGATCGCATGA
- a CDS encoding carbohydrate ABC transporter permease, which yields MAFRSETLVEESRGAALPKRAGVKRLLDRNVHAYLFLLPWLIGFFGLTLGPALVSLYLSFTNYDLLQSPDWVGAANYVRIATADPKFAAAMQVTFTYVLLSVPLKLIFALLVALAFNRGIKGLTLYRAIFYLPSLLGSSVAIAVLWRQLFASDGLVNMVLWQVFGYEGPSWISNPDYSLYTLVILSVWQFGSPMIIFLAGLRQIPQDMYEAADIDGASKMRQFFRITLPLLTPVIFFNAVIQTIDAFKAFTPAFIISEGTGGPINSTLFYTLYLYQEAFGFFRMGYASALAWILVIIIALFTAFSFLSAKYWVHYDD from the coding sequence ATGGCCTTTCGATCTGAAACTCTCGTGGAGGAGAGCCGTGGCGCGGCTCTCCCGAAGCGGGCAGGCGTGAAGCGGCTTTTGGACCGCAACGTTCACGCATACCTGTTTCTCCTGCCGTGGCTGATCGGTTTCTTCGGTCTTACCCTCGGGCCTGCGCTGGTGTCGCTTTATCTGTCCTTCACCAATTATGACCTGCTTCAATCCCCGGACTGGGTGGGGGCGGCCAATTATGTGCGCATCGCCACTGCCGACCCTAAATTCGCAGCCGCCATGCAGGTCACCTTTACCTATGTGCTGCTTTCGGTGCCGTTGAAGCTGATTTTTGCACTGCTGGTGGCGCTCGCCTTCAATCGCGGCATAAAGGGGCTCACGCTTTACCGGGCGATCTTCTATCTGCCGTCGCTGCTCGGTTCCAGCGTGGCGATCGCTGTTCTCTGGCGGCAGCTTTTCGCGTCAGATGGCCTCGTCAACATGGTCCTGTGGCAGGTTTTCGGTTATGAGGGGCCGAGCTGGATTTCCAATCCGGACTACTCGCTCTACACGCTGGTGATCCTGTCCGTCTGGCAGTTCGGCTCGCCAATGATCATCTTCCTCGCAGGGCTCCGGCAAATCCCGCAGGATATGTACGAGGCCGCCGATATCGACGGCGCGAGCAAGATGCGGCAGTTCTTCCGCATTACGCTGCCGCTGTTGACGCCGGTGATCTTCTTCAACGCCGTGATCCAGACGATCGATGCCTTCAAGGCCTTCACGCCCGCCTTCATCATTTCCGAAGGCACGGGCGGGCCGATCAACTCGACGCTGTTCTACACGCTCTATCTCTACCAGGAAGCCTTCGGTTTCTTCCGCATGGGATATGCCTCGGCGCTTGCCTGGATTCTCGTGATCATCATCGCGCTGTTCACGGCCTTCTCGTTCCTCAGCGCGAAATACTGGGTGCATTACGATGACTGA
- a CDS encoding TetR/AcrR family transcriptional regulator, which yields MDETTKNQLPDPAVEETPAPKRKRGAAQVRNPERTRAAILEAARREVAAKGLAGARIDVVARRAGTNKRMIYHYFGDKDALYLAVLEDAYRHIRHTERRLDLTRKAPSEGLRELALFTWHYFLDHPEFLSILATENLNKARYLRQSATIAAMHSNFISELEDVLRRGRDTGEFRDGLDPIDVYLTIASLGAFYLSNRFTLSTIFQRDLTDPAELERWGQHIVDTLLAAVRPV from the coding sequence ATGGACGAAACGACGAAAAACCAGCTGCCCGATCCGGCCGTCGAGGAAACGCCTGCCCCCAAGCGCAAACGCGGGGCGGCACAGGTGCGAAACCCGGAGAGAACACGCGCCGCCATTCTTGAAGCCGCCCGCCGCGAGGTGGCCGCGAAGGGCTTGGCGGGCGCGAGAATCGATGTCGTGGCGCGGCGCGCCGGCACCAACAAGCGGATGATCTACCATTATTTTGGCGACAAGGACGCGCTTTATCTCGCCGTTCTGGAGGACGCCTATCGCCATATCCGCCACACCGAACGGCGGCTGGACCTGACCCGCAAGGCGCCTTCGGAAGGCTTGCGGGAACTCGCGCTTTTCACCTGGCATTATTTTCTGGATCACCCGGAATTTCTGAGCATTCTCGCAACAGAAAACCTCAACAAAGCCCGTTATCTCAGGCAATCCGCTACGATTGCGGCGATGCATTCGAACTTCATCTCCGAGCTTGAGGACGTGCTGCGGCGCGGCCGCGATACTGGCGAATTCCGTGACGGTCTCGATCCGATCGACGTCTATCTGACGATCGCCTCGCTCGGCGCCTTTTATCTTTCGAACCGATTCACGCTGTCGACGATCTTCCAGCGCGACCTGACCGACCCCGCCGAACTTGAACGCTGGGGCCAGCATATCGTCGATACCCTGCTTGCTGCGGTGCGGCCGGTCTGA
- a CDS encoding ABC transporter ATP-binding protein, whose translation MASSITLEKIVKRFGAFPVVHGIDLKIEPGEFTVFVGPSGCGKSTLLRMIAGLEEISEGDLRIDGERVNETAASKRGIAMVFQSYALYPHMSVYKNLAFGLETAGYKKPEVEARVQKAADILQIGPLLQRKPKALSGGQRQRVAIGRAIVREPKIFLFDEPLSNLDAELRVQMRVEIAKLHQTLGSTMIYVTHDQVEAMTMADKIVVLRDGRIMQVGRPLDLYNNPANQFVAGFIGSPKMNFLSAKVASGDSSNRTIEVAGQRILLEKPVAAEEGEPLTFGIRPEHVNPQAQSASLGDASIQLVEHLGGSTVVYTSTPDGQPATLLLDGQRHIRIGETIPFAFDLAKTHLFGADGRRI comes from the coding sequence ATGGCAAGCAGCATTACTCTGGAAAAAATCGTCAAGCGGTTCGGCGCCTTTCCGGTCGTCCACGGCATCGATCTCAAGATCGAGCCGGGCGAGTTCACCGTTTTCGTCGGCCCCTCGGGCTGCGGCAAATCTACGCTTCTGCGCATGATCGCCGGTCTGGAGGAAATCTCCGAGGGTGATCTTCGCATCGATGGCGAAAGGGTCAACGAAACAGCCGCTTCCAAGCGCGGTATCGCCATGGTGTTCCAGTCCTATGCGCTTTATCCGCATATGAGCGTTTACAAGAACCTCGCTTTTGGGCTGGAGACGGCGGGTTACAAGAAACCGGAAGTCGAGGCGCGGGTGCAGAAAGCTGCCGATATCCTGCAGATCGGTCCGTTGTTACAGCGCAAGCCGAAGGCGCTTTCTGGCGGCCAGCGCCAGCGTGTCGCCATCGGTCGGGCTATCGTCCGCGAGCCGAAAATCTTTTTGTTCGATGAACCCCTGTCCAACCTTGATGCGGAACTGCGCGTGCAGATGCGTGTCGAAATTGCCAAGCTGCACCAGACGCTCGGCAGCACCATGATCTATGTGACGCATGACCAGGTGGAGGCCATGACGATGGCCGACAAGATCGTGGTCCTGCGTGACGGCCGCATCATGCAGGTCGGCCGCCCGCTTGATCTCTACAACAATCCGGCCAACCAGTTTGTGGCGGGTTTCATCGGTTCGCCAAAGATGAACTTCCTTTCCGCGAAAGTGGCTTCAGGCGACAGCTCCAACCGTACCATCGAGGTCGCCGGCCAGCGCATTCTGCTCGAAAAGCCGGTCGCGGCTGAGGAAGGCGAGCCACTCACTTTCGGCATTCGTCCCGAACACGTAAACCCACAGGCGCAATCGGCCTCGCTTGGCGATGCGTCCATCCAGCTCGTTGAACATCTCGGCGGCTCGACGGTGGTTTATACCAGCACCCCAGATGGCCAGCCCGCTACCCTGCTGCTGGACGGCCAGCGCCATATCCGCATCGGCGAGACCATTCCCTTTGCGTTTGATCTGGCGAAGACGCATCTGTTCGGGGCGGATGGGCGGCGAATATAA
- a CDS encoding sugar phosphate isomerase/epimerase family protein: MRIFEPGLCSVTFRSMTPQAVINLAVANGIKAIEWGADIHVPPGDLENARDVAARTVKAGLTVSSYGSYIFAPDFAPEDVTAVLETAKALGTGHIRIWPGSRKRPSADYSPEERRAATDALAALARRADDYGMTIGLEYHPNSLTDTLPSALQLMQDLPMPNLFFYWQPAPGLPLDDALAEISALGSRICHLHVFAWLADASRLPLGERADYWRACVDALPASDWIEPAYAMLEFVKGDNVAQFSEDAAVLSEILARS; the protein is encoded by the coding sequence ATGAGAATTTTCGAGCCGGGCCTCTGCTCTGTCACCTTCAGGTCCATGACGCCGCAGGCCGTGATTAACCTTGCCGTTGCAAATGGCATCAAGGCGATAGAATGGGGTGCCGATATCCATGTGCCACCTGGCGACTTAGAAAATGCAAGGGATGTGGCGGCGCGTACGGTGAAAGCCGGTCTTACCGTCTCTTCCTACGGATCCTACATTTTCGCACCGGATTTTGCGCCGGAGGATGTGACCGCAGTTCTGGAAACCGCGAAAGCGCTCGGCACCGGCCATATCCGCATCTGGCCCGGCAGCCGCAAACGCCCATCCGCGGATTATTCACCAGAGGAACGCCGTGCGGCAACCGACGCGTTGGCGGCACTTGCCCGGCGGGCAGACGACTACGGAATGACAATCGGCCTCGAATATCACCCCAATTCGCTGACCGACACGCTGCCCTCGGCCTTGCAGCTCATGCAGGATTTGCCGATGCCTAACCTGTTCTTTTACTGGCAGCCAGCCCCAGGTCTACCGCTGGATGACGCCCTTGCGGAAATATCCGCGCTCGGCTCGCGCATCTGCCACCTGCACGTCTTCGCTTGGCTCGCCGATGCCAGCCGCCTGCCGCTCGGCGAGCGCGCGGACTATTGGCGGGCTTGCGTTGATGCCTTGCCAGCAAGCGACTGGATAGAACCGGCTTATGCGATGCTGGAGTTCGTCAAAGGTGACAACGTCGCCCAGTTCTCGGAAGATGCGGCGGTGCTGAGCGAGATTCTCGCCCGCTCTTAG
- a CDS encoding sugar phosphate isomerase/epimerase family protein, with protein sequence MGVEGLSINFATVRQGRSFGAIVDACLAHGITTISPWREQVHAAGLAEAARIVEQNGLRLSGHCRGGFFPAPDAEGRSRAIEDNKRAVDEAAAMKADCLVLVVGGLPAGSRDLKGARQMVEDGMAELLPYARAAGVPLAIEPLHPFYAADRACFNTLKQSLDLCDRLGAGTGVAIDVYHVWWDPELEEQVARAGRNGQILAHHICDWLVPTTDPLNDRGMMGDGVIDLKAFRAMIEAAGFSGPQEVEIFSHRWQARPVDEVLSTVVERFKTVC encoded by the coding sequence ATGGGCGTTGAGGGCCTTTCAATAAATTTTGCCACCGTGCGGCAGGGACGTTCCTTCGGGGCAATCGTGGATGCATGCCTTGCGCATGGCATCACCACCATCTCGCCCTGGCGCGAGCAGGTTCACGCTGCAGGCCTTGCTGAAGCAGCACGCATTGTCGAGCAGAACGGCCTTCGTCTCAGCGGCCATTGCCGGGGCGGCTTTTTCCCCGCCCCCGATGCAGAAGGCCGCAGCCGCGCCATTGAGGACAATAAACGCGCCGTGGACGAAGCCGCCGCCATGAAGGCAGATTGCCTGGTGCTTGTCGTGGGCGGCCTGCCCGCGGGTTCTCGAGACTTGAAAGGTGCACGGCAGATGGTGGAGGACGGCATGGCCGAACTTCTTCCCTATGCGAGGGCAGCCGGCGTGCCGCTCGCCATTGAACCGTTGCATCCCTTTTATGCCGCCGACCGCGCCTGCTTCAACACTTTGAAACAGTCGCTCGACCTCTGCGACCGGCTGGGTGCCGGAACCGGTGTGGCCATCGACGTCTATCACGTCTGGTGGGACCCGGAGCTGGAGGAACAGGTGGCGCGCGCCGGGCGAAACGGGCAGATACTGGCACACCATATCTGCGACTGGCTGGTGCCGACCACCGATCCGCTCAACGATCGCGGCATGATGGGCGATGGCGTGATTGACCTGAAGGCATTTCGCGCCATGATCGAGGCCGCCGGCTTTTCCGGTCCGCAGGAAGTCGAGATTTTTTCGCATCGTTGGCAGGCACGCCCGGTGGACGAGGTTCTGTCCACCGTCGTCGAGCGTTTTAAAACCGTTTGTTGA
- a CDS encoding dihydrodipicolinate synthase family protein, with product MSELKLPKDDRSIEVYRLSGAPVAIEKRSAADFNRVAFAAAHVVADPLADNDPWLTPAIDWDATLRFRHRLWDLGLGVAEAMDTAQRGMGLAWPQAQELISRSLKEAATRKDALIACGVGTDHLEGGGYDLNQIIDSYLEQLDFVQGEGGRVILMASRALTAAARSPDDYLKAYARVLSRAENKVVIHWLGEMFDPALEGYWGARDHMAAMDTCLAMIEENADKIDGIKISLLSKEKEIVMRRRLPAGVRMYTGDDFNYAELIAGDEKGHSDALLGIFDAIAPAASKALASLKRGADNEFFDILEPTVALSRHIFKAPTRFYKTGVVFLAYLNGLQDHFTMVGGQESARSTRHFAELFRLADKANVLAEPDVATHRMKQFLAVRGIG from the coding sequence GTGAGCGAACTCAAGCTTCCAAAGGACGACCGCAGCATCGAGGTCTACAGGCTATCAGGCGCGCCGGTCGCCATTGAGAAACGAAGTGCGGCGGATTTCAATCGTGTCGCCTTCGCCGCCGCCCATGTGGTGGCCGATCCCCTCGCCGACAACGATCCATGGTTGACGCCCGCCATCGACTGGGACGCTACCCTGCGCTTCCGCCACCGCCTTTGGGACCTCGGCCTGGGTGTTGCGGAGGCCATGGATACGGCCCAGCGCGGCATGGGACTGGCGTGGCCGCAGGCGCAGGAACTGATCTCCCGTTCGCTGAAGGAAGCGGCCACCCGCAAGGATGCGCTGATCGCCTGCGGCGTCGGCACGGATCATCTTGAGGGCGGCGGATATGACCTGAACCAGATTATCGACTCCTACCTGGAACAGCTTGATTTTGTTCAGGGAGAAGGCGGGCGCGTGATCCTGATGGCAAGCCGGGCGCTCACCGCTGCCGCCCGCTCCCCGGACGATTATCTCAAGGCCTATGCCAGGGTCCTTTCCCGTGCCGAGAACAAGGTGGTTATCCACTGGCTGGGAGAAATGTTCGATCCTGCGCTTGAGGGCTACTGGGGTGCCCGCGACCATATGGCGGCGATGGACACCTGCCTTGCCATGATCGAGGAGAATGCAGACAAGATCGACGGCATCAAGATTTCGCTTCTATCCAAGGAAAAGGAAATCGTCATGCGCCGTCGCCTGCCCGCTGGTGTTCGCATGTATACCGGCGACGACTTCAATTATGCCGAGCTGATCGCCGGTGACGAAAAAGGTCATTCGGACGCGTTGCTCGGCATTTTCGATGCCATTGCTCCGGCGGCATCCAAGGCGCTCGCCAGCCTGAAGCGCGGTGCGGATAATGAATTCTTCGACATTCTGGAGCCAACGGTGGCGCTTTCACGCCATATCTTCAAGGCGCCGACCCGCTTTTACAAAACCGGCGTGGTGTTTCTCGCCTATCTCAACGGCTTGCAGGACCATTTCACCATGGTTGGCGGGCAGGAAAGCGCCCGCTCCACGCGGCATTTCGCCGAGCTTTTCCGGCTGGCGGACAAGGCCAATGTGCTTGCCGAACCGGATGTGGCGACGCATCGCATGAAGCAGTTTCTGGCTGTCAGAGGCATTGGTTAA
- a CDS encoding carbohydrate ABC transporter permease has product MTDAVTAPRPGQGPQRSPLMSVLLHAVLILASFAMLYPILWMISGSFRPQDELFGSSSLIPSSVDFGGYIRGWTGLQVSFGQFFWNSFFISVLATIGNVVGCSLAAFAFARLRFGGRNFWFALMLGTLMLPYHVVLIPQYILFLEMGWVNTSLPLIVPKYLATDAFFIFLMVQFFRGIPRELDEAAVMDGCSPFRIYWKIMLPLSLPVLATAAIFSFIWTWDDFFGPLIYLNDINTYTVQLGLRSFVDSTGSSDWTSLFAMSNLSLVPVFLFFLFFQRLLIEGIATTGMKR; this is encoded by the coding sequence ATGACTGACGCTGTTACCGCTCCCCGGCCGGGACAAGGCCCGCAACGCTCACCGCTAATGTCGGTTTTGCTGCATGCGGTGCTGATCCTTGCCTCCTTTGCGATGCTTTATCCGATCCTGTGGATGATTTCGGGTTCGTTCCGCCCGCAGGACGAGCTGTTCGGTTCCTCTTCGCTCATTCCTTCGTCGGTTGATTTCGGCGGCTATATTCGCGGCTGGACCGGGCTCCAAGTCAGTTTCGGGCAATTCTTCTGGAACTCGTTCTTCATCTCGGTGCTCGCCACCATCGGCAACGTCGTTGGCTGCTCACTTGCCGCCTTCGCTTTCGCCCGCCTGCGGTTCGGTGGGCGCAATTTCTGGTTCGCGCTGATGCTCGGCACCTTGATGCTGCCCTATCACGTTGTGCTCATCCCGCAATATATCCTGTTTCTGGAAATGGGTTGGGTGAATACGTCGCTGCCGCTGATTGTGCCGAAATATCTGGCAACCGACGCCTTCTTCATCTTCCTGATGGTGCAGTTCTTCCGGGGTATTCCGCGTGAGCTGGATGAGGCAGCGGTGATGGACGGTTGCTCGCCCTTCCGCATTTACTGGAAGATCATGCTGCCCCTCTCTCTGCCGGTTCTGGCAACGGCCGCGATCTTTTCCTTTATCTGGACCTGGGACGATTTCTTCGGTCCGTTGATCTATCTGAACGACATCAACACCTACACCGTGCAGCTCGGCCTCAGATCCTTCGTGGATTCCACCGGCAGCTCGGATTGGACGTCGCTTTTCGCCATGTCCAACCTGTCGCTGGTACCGGTCTTCCTGTTCTTCCTGTTCTTCCAGCGGCTGCTGATTGAAGGCATCGCTACCACCGGAATGAAACGCTGA